One genomic region from Arthrobacter pigmenti encodes:
- a CDS encoding ParA family protein: MSETLVTTKDSATRREPAPSVMSSSFAISIADIQPEVFSDPVNTGIVSRETSSSIGVGEPAPAPESNGNGGSRNVMDVMDDSTPLARELASETRRREKLLGRELPRPSETRVLTVSNQKGGVGKTTTTVNLAAALASAGLNVLVIDIDPQGNASTALGIEHHAEVNSIYDVLIDDLPLASVVAQCPDIPNLICAPATIHLAGAEIELVSLVAREQRLRRAIDLYAKERAESGEDRLDYIFIDCPPSLGLLTVNAFVAAREVLIPIQCEYYALEGLSQLLKNIEMIQKHLNADLVVSTILLTMYDGRTNLAAQVAAEVREHFPQQVLRAVVPRSVRISEAPSYQQTVLTYDPSSSGALSYLEAAAEIAERA, encoded by the coding sequence GTGAGCGAGACGCTTGTGACAACGAAAGATTCAGCCACTCGGCGCGAGCCAGCTCCGTCGGTGATGAGTTCATCGTTCGCGATCAGCATCGCCGATATTCAACCCGAAGTGTTTTCAGATCCAGTCAACACGGGCATCGTTTCACGTGAAACCAGCTCTAGCATCGGAGTAGGCGAACCCGCGCCAGCGCCCGAATCGAACGGCAATGGAGGCTCGAGGAACGTCATGGACGTCATGGACGACAGCACGCCCCTAGCCCGAGAACTCGCCAGCGAAACCCGGCGGCGGGAGAAGCTCCTTGGGCGTGAACTCCCCAGACCTTCTGAGACCCGTGTCCTGACGGTGAGCAACCAGAAGGGTGGCGTAGGCAAGACGACGACGACAGTCAATCTGGCGGCCGCATTGGCTTCGGCGGGTCTGAACGTACTTGTCATAGACATCGACCCTCAAGGTAATGCATCAACAGCACTGGGTATTGAGCACCACGCAGAGGTGAACAGTATCTATGACGTGCTCATCGACGACCTTCCGTTGGCGAGCGTGGTTGCGCAGTGCCCGGATATTCCGAACCTGATCTGCGCGCCGGCAACAATTCATCTGGCAGGTGCGGAGATCGAACTGGTTTCGTTGGTGGCACGCGAGCAGCGTCTGCGGCGTGCAATTGACCTCTACGCGAAGGAACGCGCGGAAAGTGGAGAAGACAGGCTCGATTACATCTTCATCGATTGTCCGCCCAGTCTTGGCCTACTCACGGTGAATGCGTTCGTGGCTGCCCGCGAAGTCCTCATCCCGATCCAGTGTGAGTACTACGCGTTGGAGGGTTTGAGTCAGCTGCTGAAGAACATCGAGATGATTCAGAAGCATCTGAACGCTGATCTCGTTGTATCAACAATTCTGCTGACCATGTATGACGGCCGTACTAACCTTGCCGCGCAGGTAGCAGCCGAAGTGAGGGAGCATTTCCCGCAACAGGTGCTGAGAGCCGTTGTACCTCGGTCCGTCCGTATTTCTGAAGCCCCCAGTTATCAGCAGACGGTGCTCACCTATGATCCTTCATCGAGTGGAGCGCTTTCATATCTCGAAGCGGCCGCGGAAATCGCCGAGCGCGCGTAG
- the rsmG gene encoding 16S rRNA (guanine(527)-N(7))-methyltransferase RsmG gives MAVAIGSKELEAAQRIFSDRLPLAERFVEHLATSGIERGLLGPREVPRLWDRHVLNCAVVAEFLRGKSRVADVGSGAGLPGLALAIARPDAQLVLIEPLERRVNWLREVREDLELDNVEVFRGRAEQAVGKVNVDVVTARAVSALSGLAAMTIPLLGGAGEVLAIKGRSAAEEVAKASKVIRRLGGVKTSVEVAGSAFLDEPTTVVRIVVGA, from the coding sequence ATGGCAGTTGCCATTGGAAGCAAAGAACTCGAAGCGGCCCAGCGCATTTTCAGCGACCGTCTACCGCTCGCTGAACGATTCGTTGAGCACCTGGCAACCTCCGGAATCGAACGCGGTTTGCTGGGCCCGCGTGAAGTGCCCAGGCTGTGGGATCGCCACGTCTTGAATTGCGCTGTCGTTGCGGAGTTTCTGAGGGGGAAATCCCGCGTGGCCGATGTTGGCAGCGGTGCAGGATTGCCGGGCCTCGCCCTGGCCATCGCGCGCCCGGATGCGCAATTGGTGCTCATCGAGCCCCTCGAACGCAGGGTGAACTGGCTTCGTGAAGTGAGGGAAGATCTCGAATTGGACAACGTCGAGGTATTCCGCGGCCGCGCCGAACAGGCGGTTGGCAAGGTCAATGTGGACGTAGTGACGGCTCGGGCAGTTTCGGCGCTTTCCGGACTGGCAGCAATGACCATACCGCTCCTTGGGGGAGCCGGCGAAGTTCTCGCGATCAAGGGACGCAGCGCTGCGGAGGAGGTTGCGAAGGCTTCCAAGGTCATCCGGCGCCTGGGTGGTGTAAAAACCAGTGTTGAGGTTGCGGGAAGTGCTTTCCTTGACGAACCCACCACTGTGGTCCGGATCGTGGTTGGCGCCTGA
- a CDS encoding protein jag, with amino-acid sequence MQDETVDSANEEAEESSAQSVEDEGDVAADYLEELLDIADIDGDIDIEVRNGRTYISIVSEGSDTRGLQSLVGRDGEVLEALQELARLSVLTSTDNRSRLVLDVDGFRETRNKELHEIAERAVRKVKESGDDVALEPMSAYERKIVHDVVADLGMVSESEGEGSGRHIVVSAGS; translated from the coding sequence ATGCAGGATGAAACCGTTGACTCCGCGAATGAAGAAGCCGAGGAGAGTTCGGCGCAGTCTGTCGAGGATGAGGGCGACGTCGCCGCTGACTATCTCGAGGAGCTTCTCGACATCGCTGATATCGACGGCGACATTGACATCGAGGTCAGGAATGGCCGTACCTACATTTCGATCGTGTCCGAGGGTAGCGACACCCGAGGGCTTCAGTCCCTGGTAGGCCGGGACGGTGAGGTTCTGGAAGCACTGCAGGAACTTGCCCGTTTATCGGTCCTCACCTCGACTGACAACCGTTCGAGGCTCGTGCTCGACGTAGACGGCTTTCGTGAGACCAGGAACAAGGAGCTCCACGAAATCGCTGAACGTGCAGTTCGTAAGGTGAAGGAGAGTGGCGATGATGTCGCTCTTGAGCCGATGTCCGCCTACGAGCGAAAGATCGTTCATGACGTCGTCGCTGACCTGGGGATGGTCAGCGAGTCGGAGGGCGAAGGCTCTGGCCGTCATATCGTAGTTTCGGCCGGTTCCTAG
- the yidC gene encoding membrane protein insertase YidC has translation MEFFETILLPFRWLVSWVMQAFHEGFTFIGMDAASGWTWTLSIVGLVVVIRAALIPVFVKQIKAQRGMQALQPDLRKLQQKYKGKTDQLSRQAMTQEQMALYKKHGTNPFAACLPILIQMPFFFALFTVLNGVSSASENGEGIGALTVDDVRQFDAAEIFGAPLSSSLLHGWGTPGHGSVAVLSIIMILAMTASQFITQKQIMAKNMSEEAMQSPFMRQQKIMLYILPLVFGIGGINFPIGVLIYWTTTNLWTMVQQFYVIRRMPTPGSPAAKALAERRAKKGLPMVPLLGEKKTEPAVEAVVEPRAQRVQPQRKNRKRK, from the coding sequence ATGGAATTCTTCGAGACGATTCTCCTGCCCTTCCGGTGGCTGGTGTCCTGGGTCATGCAGGCCTTCCACGAGGGATTCACCTTCATCGGCATGGACGCGGCCTCTGGCTGGACCTGGACCCTGTCGATCGTCGGTCTCGTGGTGGTCATTCGGGCTGCGCTGATTCCGGTCTTCGTCAAGCAGATCAAGGCGCAGCGTGGTATGCAGGCACTGCAGCCGGATCTACGCAAGCTGCAGCAGAAGTACAAGGGGAAGACGGACCAGCTCTCGCGTCAGGCAATGACGCAGGAGCAGATGGCTCTGTACAAGAAGCACGGCACCAACCCTTTCGCGGCCTGTCTGCCGATCCTGATCCAGATGCCCTTCTTCTTCGCGCTGTTCACGGTGCTGAACGGTGTCTCCTCAGCCAGTGAGAATGGCGAGGGCATCGGTGCCCTCACGGTAGATGATGTGAGGCAGTTTGATGCCGCCGAGATTTTCGGTGCACCCCTGTCTTCGTCCCTGCTTCACGGCTGGGGTACTCCAGGCCACGGTTCTGTGGCCGTTCTTTCGATCATCATGATCCTCGCAATGACGGCTTCGCAGTTCATCACGCAGAAGCAGATCATGGCCAAGAACATGTCGGAAGAAGCCATGCAGAGCCCCTTCATGCGGCAGCAGAAGATTATGCTCTACATCCTCCCCCTGGTTTTCGGTATCGGTGGTATCAACTTCCCGATCGGTGTGCTCATCTACTGGACCACCACCAACCTGTGGACCATGGTGCAGCAGTTCTATGTGATCCGGCGTATGCCCACCCCGGGCTCCCCCGCGGCTAAGGCACTTGCCGAGCGTCGCGCGAAGAAGGGACTGCCAATGGTTCCCCTGCTTGGCGAGAAAAAGACCGAGCCGGCAGTTGAGGCAGTGGTAGAGCCCAGAGCCCAACGAGTACAGCCTCAGCGCAAGAACAGGAAACGCAAATGA
- the yidD gene encoding membrane protein insertion efficiency factor YidD: protein MTTVHSPSNPAWVFELPRAVLIGLLATYRRLVSPLYGSVCRFFPSCSAYALEAVTVHGALKGSWLATRRLCRCHPWNDGGVDHVPAGGRTFATGQEPRILVLNHPVIPADEESRPAA, encoded by the coding sequence ATGACAACGGTTCATTCGCCGTCGAACCCGGCATGGGTTTTTGAGCTACCGCGCGCAGTACTGATCGGACTTCTCGCTACCTACCGCCGTCTTGTTTCGCCGCTGTACGGCTCGGTCTGCCGGTTCTTTCCCTCCTGCTCGGCATATGCGCTCGAAGCAGTGACCGTTCATGGCGCACTCAAGGGTTCCTGGCTCGCTACCCGCCGATTGTGCCGCTGCCACCCCTGGAATGACGGCGGCGTAGATCACGTGCCAGCCGGAGGACGTACCTTCGCAACGGGCCAAGAGCCGCGAATTCTAGTGCTGAATCACCCCGTGATACCGGCAGATGAGGAAAGCCGCCCGGCGGCCTGA
- the rnpA gene encoding ribonuclease P protein component, giving the protein MLSTAHRVRTATDFSHAVRSGARSGCRNLVLYTVGTDDESPSRFGFIVSKSVGNAVTRNLVKRRLREAAATALRRRPMGMDVVVRALPSSAAAGWTELSSDFERCLTASIKRSTRIGRKGDGK; this is encoded by the coding sequence GTGTTGTCTACCGCTCACCGAGTTCGGACGGCCACAGATTTTTCGCACGCCGTTCGTTCCGGCGCTCGCTCGGGGTGCCGGAACTTGGTGTTATATACGGTGGGAACCGATGACGAATCGCCATCTCGATTCGGCTTCATTGTTTCGAAGAGCGTGGGGAACGCGGTTACCCGCAACCTCGTTAAGAGGAGACTGAGAGAAGCGGCTGCCACAGCGCTTCGTCGGCGGCCAATGGGGATGGATGTCGTTGTCCGGGCTCTACCGTCCTCGGCGGCCGCAGGCTGGACAGAGCTTAGTTCAGATTTCGAGCGGTGCCTGACTGCAAGCATCAAGCGGTCAACCAGGATCGGCAGAAAAGGAGACGGCAAATGA
- the rpmH gene encoding 50S ribosomal protein L34, translating into MSKRTFQPNNRRRAKKHGFRLRMRTRAGRAILSARRGKGRTELSA; encoded by the coding sequence GGACCTTTCAGCCGAATAACCGCCGTCGTGCCAAGAAGCACGGCTTCCGCCTTCGCATGCGCACCCGCGCCGGCCGCGCCATTCTGTCTGCGCGCCGGGGCAAAGGCCGTACCGAGCTTTCGGCTTAG